The nucleotide window GATTATTCGATCATGATCCTGGAAGAAAATGTCCTTAATTTACGAAGATGTTGAATACACAGCAACTAGCATTATTCCTCATCTTGCAGATGCACTTCAAGATGCCGATATTGACTCTAGAGTAGCTCTTTCATCTTATGATTCATCTTTCTCCAAAGAATTAGAAATGCTTAGGAGTAGGCAATCCAGAGTCTTTGTCGTCCACAATTCAATCCAGTTGGCTATTAGGTTGTTCACAGAGGCATACAAGAAGGGGATGACGACAGATGGTTATATATGGATTACAACTGATGCAATTACTGGTAAACTAGACCATGTGAATTCTTCAGTCATTACTTTAATGCAGGGAGTCTTAGGTGTTAAGAACTACTTCAAACCAAGAGCTCAGACTAGTGATTTTATTAAGAGATTTCAAAGAAGGTTTCATTCAGAGTATCCTAAAGAAGGGAGGAGAAAACCCCAACTATCTTCATTCATAGCATATGATGCAATATGGGCAATTGCAAAGGCTATGACCAAAAGTAAGGTGAGTGGAGAACTTAAGAAAATGCAGAACGACTCTGTTATTGATCCATTATTTGTTGAAATCTCGGAAGAGGTCTGGTCTTTATTGGATGGTATCAAACAAAGTAATTTTTCAGGATTAAGTGGTGAATTCTTCTTTAAAGACAATAAATCTTCCCATGTATATGCATTTCAAATTGTCAATGTAGTTGGGAAGAGTTACAGAGAGTTAGGCTTCTGGTTACCAGATAATGGGTTTTCGAAGAGTTTGAAGAGAAAAGAAGGTAATGAAACATCAATGAAGATCTTAGGACAAGTGTATTGGCCTGGAGGACCATGGTCTGTTCCTAAGGGATGCGTATCCCCTACAAGTGAGAAACTGTTGAAGGTTGCAGTGCCTGCTAAAACTGTTTTTCCTGAGTTTTTGACAGTGAAGAAAGAAAGTGATTACAAGACATCGGCCGAAGGGTTCTCGATCAATGTATTCAAGAAAGTCTTAGATCACTTTTCATATTCCTTACCGTATGAATTCATTCCTTTCAATTGCTCATATGACAGTTTGCTTGAACATAACCAAATGCGGGTTAGTATGCAAcccattcttttttcttgtAGAAGCATTTTGACTATTTGAGTGCCCATTTTCTGACATGATGTTGTTTTATTGTTAGAAAAGAATTATGACATTCTCGTTGGTGATACATCAATCTCCTCTGGTCGATATAACTATGTTGAGTTCTCACAGCCTTACACAGCCTCAGGTCTGGCTATGGTGGTGCCAGTAAAATCAGATTAAACAGGCAAAGCATGGATATTCTTGAAACCGTTTAGATGTTCAATGTGGGCATTAACTGCAATTGTGAGCATATACAACAGTATAATTGTTTGGATAATTGAAAGAAGTAGCAACATGGACTTCCGAGGTTCCTTTTGGAATCAATCTGCCACATTATTCTGGTTATCATTCACTACATTACTGTCCCCTGGTAACAAACTTGACTTACTATTCATATTGAGCACCATTGCTAATTCATAAGTTTAAATCAATCGGTTCCTAGTTTCTAAACTACATGTGACTGTTTGTTTTGGTTGgtaatcaatcaattaaaaatcataactgaaaattattcttttttatttttagttttttggtCTTTCTATTCaatgcaaaccaaacattatctattattttgacTCAATTTAACATAAAAGTAATATCAACTGGAAGGACTAATTTAGTTGAGAGGTAAAAGCAAACAATGATCCCTGGGTTAGAGACTAAGAGTGCTTTCAAACccagtgtgtgtgtgtgtgttttttttttggcatctATTGAAGTCCTTATTTTGTAGGGGAGAAGCTTCAGAGCAATTTATCAAGATTGGCAATGGTGGTATGGCTCTTTGCTGCGTTGGTATTAACATCAAACTATACAGCTACATTGAGTTCAATACTCACCACTCGCCGTCTTGAACCAAGCCTTGTCGATATAGATTCATTGAAGAGCAGCAATGCTGTTGTTGGTTGCAACACTGGCTCAGTTGTTGGTAAATACCTCGAGAACGTGTTAGGCTTTCAGCGAAGAAACATCAAACTATTCACCTCAGGGGATGACTACTTTCAAGCACTCAAAAATGGCGACATTAAAGCAGCTTTTCTTCGAATTCCCCATGCAAACATACTTGTCTCCAAGCACTGCTTTGAGGTCATTTCGGCTGGGCCAATCTTCCAAGTTGGAGGTCTAGGATTTGTGAGTACATACATGAGCCATAAATCTTCTTTTGAACTATTAGATTGGACTGCATTGGACATAAACCTCTTAAACTACTGGAAAGATCAATCCATACTTATATATAACAATTGCAAATATGCATTTGATCCTAAACCATGCCCCAAATCCATTTTTCTCTCTAGAAAAGAATTGTTATTATAGTTTTAGTTCCCAAAGGACTAAAAGACTGTTTTATTAATAAccaacacacacatatatatatatatatatatatatatttgtagtttGAGTACTATTATTGAATACAGGGGTATAATTTAAGGATAAAAAGTTCACTTGAACTTGTATATAATATGggaataaagatttttttagtcATTATACTTTGAATCAAAgttcattttcatatatatttgtttcaagATGTTTAATATGATCACTTAATTGAGGAGCAATtggaaaaatatgattatttatctAGCTTCTccaatctgatttttttttttaaaaaaacaaatgagataCTAACATGGTAAAATCAAATAAGCATGAAATATGTTatatcatcattcattctaACTTTAAATTTTCTACTGACTAAGAAAAGcggacaaaataaaaatatgttaaatcATATGTCAAGtgacaatttattgaaaattttgaaaatgcataagtgaaaataaataattaaaaaaagtaaaatataataaccatgttaaaattttgaaataaaaaaataacaaaatattataatggcataataaaaagaccaaaactaagttaatttgatattataaaaaatagttgttCCATTAGTTTTCTTATACAACTATTCAATTTGGAATGTTCGTAGGTTTTCCCAAAGGGTTCTCCCTTGTTGTCTGTCTTCTCGGAAACAATTCTTAAGTTTTTGAAGAAGGAGAGCTTGAGAAACTAGAAAAGGCTACGCTCGCAATATACACTTAATCTTATGTGGGAGTGGATGCTAGTGATGTAGATAGGTTAACTCCTGAAAGTTTTTGGggtctttttcttttaactGTTGGTATGTCCACAATTTCTTTAGTTTTATATGGTCTTTGTTTCCACAAGAATGAATTGAAATGTCAAGAAAAGTTAAAAGAGGAGCAGAAGAACAGTTCAGTGGAATTGGCTTCAGGTGTCGGTGATGATGAGTAAACTAAGATTATTCATCCAATTGAATGGTGATGTAAGATGATAGTAGATTTGTGCATTTGGGACtgtatatatgttaaaaatattatttttgttgtttaaaacttcttgaatttcttgtttgtttatagatggaagcaataattttttttataatatggataaatcatgaatttattaaaaaaataatacaaatagagATACAAACAAAAACTAGATCCACTGGGTGTAAAAGCtgaaataaaagacaaatatAAGCATAGAGGTGAACAAAAGtacaaaaatcatcaacaaataaGAAAGCACAATAGGATAGGGTCACTTGCAGTCAAATGGCTCTCCTACCTAGGGCTATCCATCAAGCCTAGTCTATATATTGGCAGTTGGGTCGGGCTCCTATGTGTCAGGGTTGCACGCATCCTTGCATATGGAAGTCCCTCAAAACTGTATTCTCAACCTCACCACTTCAATCGAGTGCTCCAACTTATGTCTTTTACCTGTAGGGGCCACATCCACCCAAAAGAGAAGCATAAAACTGatttttccaaatgtctcaAGTAAGAGATAAAACTTGGCAATTTAAAATGCAATTGTTTCATTCAAGCCAAATTTGGCAAGTGATTGCTTTGGCAAAGAGAGACTCAATGGCTTGTGATAACAAACACAAGTGGCTAAGTAGTTTACCGCAACTTTTGTTGGAGATGTTTTCTATTGTAAGTATTTTGTAATCCTAAGCCGACTAGTTGAAAAGGTTGATCTTTATGAGACAACAACATTTTAGCAGGGTGGgcatgtcacgccccgaacccggctcaccGGACCCAGCAcgcagacaaacggccgcaaACTCACAGGGCGTAAACCTCATAAGCCTGCAAGGCCTTAGAACctgattcaaaacaaataacttATAACAAACCAACTAACTTACAGGATTACAGATTCTACAGAGTATACAATACAAGGATACAAGAAGTCCAAAATGTAATTAtaggttttcaaaaatttcaagaaaaagacAACCCTAGTGGATTAATCCTACCACTGGTTGAACATCAAGTCTTAAGCACAACAACCTTAGAGTCCAATacctgaaaagatagaagacaagaggctgagtaactcggttactcagtgagtgtgGCGAAAATAAGTGGAAAACTCATAAATACTAGCAAAATACAGAAATGGTTAtctaaacatttacaaaacataatatttttcaattagagTAAAACATGAAGTTCAGAAGTGGTTCAAAAATATACCGGATTTTCAGAATAATACAAGTCTCTGAAAAATCTTACTTTaaacaaaatacagagtataatattctaataaaagaatacttcCAAGTAAGTCATCaccaaaaattgaaaaccaGGAATGCAATATCAGAAATGCAGAAACTTCAAGACAGAACAAAAAGTGTTTGAGATACACCTAGAAATCAACAACACATAAATAGTGtaattgaagaaaatcaaaattaaaattgaaaacaaagtaTAACAGATTCCagtatatgtctccaaattcactatggatgccagaggtcatttatttactctcggtgacccgagccagaataacagagttcatttatttacccttgatgacccgagactgaatatcaggtggccattaattatttcaccgaacggacacggtgcaaaattgcagtctcatttttccaGAATATCTTGTCTACAAGGttagggtttaaccccccactgataTGGTTGCATAtcattcatttggagaccaaaacattcagatataaaatatttgcagagtacaatttcagaaatttttaaatttcacaagttcaAATATACTcagaaatactaataaattcCAAGGTTTCACTTTAGGGACAAATAACTAGATAAACAgagtaaattatataaaaagtaaGCAACTGATAcaataaatcattcaaacaaaacatcatagtcaaaatacaaagtattcacaaatttttccCAAATACCCTCATGAAAAGAAATATAGAATTTCAGAATCCCACTTTAATGATGAAAACcagacaaatttttaaaataacaaataattaacaataaacaataatttggatgaagaataaaataaaatactgagTGTATGGTTAATGATAATATGAAAGTAGATTCAAGGGACATGATAGCCACATTAAGCAAACAAAACGACCAATGGGAATACTTCCATCATTCCATAACAAAATAAGCCTATAAAGGCTAGAACATCAAAGTCCTTCCATCAAAGTTCAATGATAATGAGTAGCTCATAATTAACCTCAATGCCAAGGTCATAGACACCAATACACAAGTAAATCGACCGGGTGTGCGACAGTGATAGCTACAGTAACATTGGCCCTTAATTCctcacatacatatatacatatatcatcaatcatgtctctcttttatttccatacaCTAGCATGCTCAACAATTCCATATTGAGAGTATTACATTGAAAATGGCTATAATTACATATCCAATCCACACCCATGGGTTTTCCCCTCATGTCAATTTTATCAAGAATCCATCTTATCATAATTGTTAGTTTAAAAGAAGTTATCAATTCAAAGACATAAACTTAGTTTTCCCCCTCCATTATTAACTAACCTTGAAACATCATGCAACATCAACAATTGTATGCCATATAATACATTTAACACAATTCTAATTTAACATTAAATCAAGATTACCTCCAAAATTAAAGATGCAATAACACTAAGGCAAAGTCACCACCTTTTCAATTCTTTACCAGGCATAATTGTCATGTCACCTCACCCTTCTGTCTTCAATCCTAGATTCATACCACCCCATTCCTCTAGATTCAAAAGAaactcatattattattttcattcttgaacatTCATGCTTTTGATTCTCATCACATAAGTTTTCATCAATACCTTACATTTTATTATGAGCATACATCTCTCCACCTTTCTCTAACTCCTTCTCCTAATcgtaacacataaaaaaaaaataaataaataaaataaaataaaataaaataaacaatctaTCTCATATCCAAACCAACTAATTACATAAGTATAAGTACCTCACATAATCAAATTTCTTTTGCCAACATGGTTAAACACTTGTAATTTACGTCCATAAATAAACATGCACACACTCCTCACAAATCTAAGACTATTTTCCATTTCAAAAGTAGATGTAGGGAAAATAATGTCTTCTTTCACCAATGTATCAATCTATGTTAACAATTTCACACACGCCTCATATAAGCATAAATACCCATgccattaacattaatatacaaaaatctCACACATAGCATCAATTCCAACAATCCATAAACTCATATCATCATATTCTAACCATCAATTGGTCATTGGTTACATATTGTCCTTAAAAGCATTATATCAAACACTTTGCATGCATCAACCAAATTCCATCTCATGAATTTCACATAATCAATAATATGACCAATTTAAATACATCATTCATCGAGTACTTTACGGGAATCAAATAAACCTCTAGATTAGCATATCCACTTGGATGCCCACATACAACATCTACAATGTAAACATCATCTTCTCATAATTCTTACATTCTAGTAATTTAACACAATCCATGACATGTATATAAACACATTTCTTTATCTCTTGATTTCTAGCCAATTCCACAAGATATGCATATTATTACCCACGTATGAGATCATTCAAACACATTTAGAAATTTCAACTCATATTTAGTAATAAACAAGGATCCCACACTTATCATTCCTTCATACGTATGAGTGCTCAtacaaactaacaactaagcCCATCAATACCATTGAAGccattaacaaaattaaatcaaacaattcTCACAATTATGTCCCCAAATACTTGTATTCAACACTTGGAGGCAATTTGTCAAACATCTTGTGTGCATCAACCCAAATTCCATTTCATGGACTCTAACATAACTCATGAATATGATTTCTTTACAAATTATTATTCACTTGCATAATTCACAATAAGTCTAACTCCCAAGGTCTTAAATTTTCATGAACCTAATTAGCATCAAGTATGATATTGTAACAAAACAATGCCAAGTTTtcaatcaacatcatgccaaatcaacaccaaaacatgcaaatataatttacaagaatcaaaataaatcaagaatgatTTGGTTAGCCCACTCACTTTGGAATCTTCTCTTCTCATCCTCCTTACTTCTACTAATCTAAGGAAAACAAGAGaggaaacaagaagaacacaagGCCTAAGTTATTCTAGGGTTGTGATCAAGAACATAATTGAAattcaatgaaaatgaaaataattacctAACTTTAACCATCAGAAGgcaggaaaagaagaaagaaatggcTAGGGTTTGCAGCTTGGCATGAAAGGGAAAGGGGAGAGAAGGGCCGaagtttttaaagaaattttcaTGTTGCTACAACACCCGTTGCTATAGTATCGAGTGAAATCTACAGTGCTGGCTGAAAATGGTACGGTaagggacaaaaaaaaaactgggtTATAACAGGGCATCATTGAACAATGTCTGCCATTAATAAGGAAATCATAAAAAGATCATACCTTGAATATCCCACGGGATGTTAGGTTACAAATTGTGTTGTTCTACGTAGATTAGTTAGAGGATATACAACGAGAGTCTTTGTCTACTAAGAAAAGAATACCCTCCATGaaattttttgtcaaaaaatatttaaatggtggATTGATCCACCAGGATTAACAGATTGTGCAAATTGTTCAAGCAAAAGATTTCTAGGCATGTCTTGTGAGAATTGCAAAAAGAATTTTATACATTAAAAGTAgaaccaaatgaaaaaaaacactCTTATAGTTCACTGGCGGCGTAAATCATTCCTTAAAATTGGATTTTCAAAGAGAATCAAGATGATAATACATCTAAAGCATTGAAATCACACTGCATTAGTTTACAACAAAAGAGGCAACCCTGTATTAATTAGGCACAAATTTCACTCATATATCACTAAAACATGATGAATCCCTCCAAACACTTTTCAGGTGTagaacaataacaaaataagaTGGTAGACAGCtatataaattatgattaattgtAGCTAAAtgctatcataaaaaaatataatatatatatatatatattaacagtAAAGCTGGAAAAATAACTCACCCACAATTtcatgatgatcatcatcaagCGGAGCGTCCTTATTGGAGACAAATCGTTCCCATCCTGTGCCTTTAAACATGTCATTAGCAGCTGCAAGAAATTATTGTTATACAACATTAAGCGATGCTCCAGTCATTACCATCAAaagacattttttttaacataagcCATATACTTTTCATACTGCAAGTCAAAATAAGGTAAAACCTTTGACTTGGTAAACAAGTAAATGCAGACTAATTCTAAGTGAGTAGGATTAAATATTTTCCTCACTGTGACAAAAAATAATTGTGctacataaaagtaaaagataagTCTAAGTCCCTTCTTCTAGGGGAATAAAGTTTTGCAAGTCAGTTTCCAATAAAATCCCCTAACATATGAATTATCAATCATATAGAAATCCCAGTAATATTGATATTGTAGAATTCCtaataaattattcaattttgttGGAAAAGATATATCATTCCAGCATAAAAATCTATGGAGTTTATATACCAATATAAAAGATGTAAAggagagaaatttataaaacatcAACTTTAAGTTTTTTGTTCAAGCACATATATGCCTAGAAATATATGTAACTCCTATTACATTTTTGAATAGTAAAAGTAAGGCCTGGAGATAGTGCTCTACCAATCTAATGTAGCATTTCCCAAATTAATATCAGAATTGCCCAAAATTACAACTTTCAAGTACCAAACAAGACTGAAACTCTTTAATGTTAAATATTCTTAGTGTGACGAATTATGATATGATATCACAAGTAATGATGTTATGGCTATAAAGGCGGTCTCTATTCTAGGATTAATTAAAGTAGAAATATAGTTAGACTCGTTCTACATAAAAGTACAAGGGAATTGGTAaagaaatgacaaaaaaaagttGGCCATAAGATTACATACACACATGCCACTAATGTGATACAACATATATAACTCCAAACCATAAACTTGGTACAGGACCAAACAAGATACCCTGCC belongs to Dioscorea cayenensis subsp. rotundata cultivar TDr96_F1 chromosome 17, TDr96_F1_v2_PseudoChromosome.rev07_lg8_w22 25.fasta, whole genome shotgun sequence and includes:
- the LOC120280106 gene encoding glutamate receptor 2.1-like isoform X1; translated protein: MSLIYEDVEYTATSIIPHLADALQDADIDSRVALSSYDSSFSKELEMLRSRQSRVFVVHNSIQLAIRLFTEAYKKGMTTDGYIWITTDAITGKLDHVNSSVITLMQGVLGVKNYFKPRAQTSDFIKRFQRRFHSEYPKEGRRKPQLSSFIAYDAIWAIAKAMTKSKVSGELKKMQNDSVIDPLFVEISEEVWSLLDGIKQSNFSGLSGEFFFKDNKSSHVYAFQIVNVVGKSYRELGFWLPDNGFSKSLKRKEGNETSMKILGQVYWPGGPWSVPKGCVSPTSEKLLKVAVPAKTVFPEFLTVKKESDYKTSAEGFSINVFKKVLDHFSYSLPYEFIPFNCSYDSLLEHNQMRNYDILVGDTSISSGRYNYVEFSQPYTASGLAMVVPVKSD
- the LOC120280106 gene encoding glutamate receptor 1.3-like isoform X2 gives rise to the protein MNLLRSFHPAPSMDFFIYKCAASLNSNVGAILNYGSSFGREEEVAMEMAIGDINNLTNQALVLHTMDSNGDPFLAVSAGEKLQSNLSRLAMVVWLFAALVLTSNYTATLSSILTTRRLEPSLVDIDSLKSSNAVVGCNTGSVVGKYLENVLGFQRRNIKLFTSGDDYFQALKNGDIKAAFLRIPHANILVSKHCFEVISAGPIFQVGGLGFVSTYMSHKSSFELLDWTALDINLLNYWKDQSILIYNNCKYAFDPKPCPKSIFLSRKELLL
- the LOC120280106 gene encoding glutamate receptor 2.8-like isoform X3, encoding MNLLRSFHPAPSMDFFIYKCAASLNSNVGAILNYGSSFGREEEVAMEMAIGDINNLTNQALVLHTMDSNGDPFLAVSAGEKLQSNLSRLAMVVWLFAALVLTSNYTATLSSILTTRRLEPSLVDIDSLKSSNAVVGCNTGSVVGKYLENVLGFQRRNIKLFTSGDDYFQALKNGDIKAAFLRIPHANILVSKHCFEVISAGPIFQVGGLGFVFPKGSPLLSVFSETILKFLKKESLRN